The proteins below are encoded in one region of Streptomyces marianii:
- a CDS encoding thiamine ABC transporter substrate-binding protein yields MSTTKKITVTALAAALGVSTLAACGGSSGDDSAGAGGSGSKTVTLVSHDSFNASPAVLKEFTEETGYTVKVLKSGDAVEALNKEILTKGSPQGDVFFGVDNTTLSRALDNDLFTPYEAKGLERVPEAVRLDGDGHRVTPVDSGDICVNYDKKYFADRKLAPPQTFDDLAEPAYRNLLVVENAERSSPGLGFLLGTAAAYGDKGWQDYWKKLRANGVKVVDSWEIAYNQEFSGSAGGRAAKGDRPLVVSYASSPPVEVLYAEPRPKAAPTGVSTGTCFRQTEAAGLLRGARNEAGGKALLDFLISKKFQEDMPLNMFVNPVAEDAKLPPLFTEFGEVIAEPRTMAPERIAENRDQWIQSWSSLVLK; encoded by the coding sequence GTGAGCACCACCAAGAAGATCACCGTCACCGCGCTGGCCGCGGCCCTCGGTGTGAGCACGCTCGCGGCCTGCGGCGGGTCGTCCGGGGACGACTCCGCCGGAGCAGGCGGCAGCGGCTCCAAGACCGTGACACTCGTCAGCCACGACTCCTTCAACGCCTCGCCGGCCGTGCTCAAGGAGTTCACCGAGGAGACCGGGTACACGGTCAAAGTGCTGAAGAGCGGAGACGCCGTCGAGGCGCTCAACAAGGAGATCCTCACGAAGGGCTCCCCGCAGGGGGACGTGTTCTTCGGCGTCGACAACACCACGCTCTCGCGGGCCCTCGACAACGACCTGTTCACCCCGTACGAGGCCAAGGGCCTGGAGCGGGTCCCCGAGGCCGTCCGGCTCGACGGGGACGGGCACCGGGTCACGCCGGTCGACAGCGGCGACATCTGCGTCAACTACGACAAGAAGTACTTCGCCGACAGGAAGCTCGCCCCGCCGCAGACCTTCGACGACCTCGCCGAGCCCGCGTACCGGAACCTCCTCGTCGTCGAGAACGCCGAACGCTCCTCACCGGGCCTCGGCTTCCTGCTCGGCACCGCTGCCGCGTACGGGGACAAGGGCTGGCAGGACTACTGGAAGAAGCTGCGGGCGAACGGCGTCAAGGTCGTCGACAGCTGGGAGATCGCCTACAACCAGGAGTTCTCCGGTTCCGCCGGCGGCAGGGCGGCCAAGGGCGACCGGCCGCTCGTCGTCTCGTACGCCTCCAGCCCGCCGGTCGAGGTGCTGTACGCCGAGCCGCGGCCGAAGGCGGCGCCGACCGGCGTCTCCACCGGCACCTGCTTCCGCCAGACCGAGGCCGCCGGCCTGCTCAGGGGCGCGCGGAACGAGGCCGGCGGAAAGGCCCTGCTGGACTTCCTGATCAGCAAGAAGTTCCAGGAGGACATGCCGCTCAACATGTTCGTGAACCCGGTGGCCGAGGACGCGAAGCTGCCCCCGCTGTTCACCGAGTTCGGCGAGGTGATCGCCGAGCCGCGGACGATGGCTCCGGAGAGGATCGCCGAGAACCGTGACCAGTGGATCCAGTCGTGGTCCTCGCTCGTCCTGAAGTAG
- a CDS encoding IS481 family transposase, whose amino-acid sequence MPHRNAPLTETGRLRLARCVVEDGWPLRRAAERFQVSPTTAQRWADRYRALGEAGMADHSSRPHRSPRRTPTRTERRIIKVRLARRWGPARIAHLLGLVPSTVHRVLVRYRLARLTHLDRATGRVIRRYERDRPGELVHVDIKKLGNIPDGGGHKTLGRQAGRKNRKNAGYSYVHTAVDDHSRLAYSEIHPDEKKETATAFWTRAHAFFTSVGITVERVLTDNGACYKSHTWRDALADAGITHKRTRPYRPQTNGKVERLNRTLLDEWAYAKPYRSEQERRDAFPTWLHTYNHHRGHTALKGQPPASRVPNLSGQYN is encoded by the coding sequence GTGCCCCACCGTAATGCACCCCTGACCGAGACCGGGCGGCTACGCCTGGCCCGCTGCGTGGTCGAGGACGGCTGGCCCCTGCGCCGGGCCGCCGAACGCTTCCAGGTCTCGCCCACAACCGCCCAGCGGTGGGCCGACCGCTACCGGGCCCTGGGAGAGGCCGGGATGGCCGACCACTCCTCCCGACCGCATCGCAGTCCCCGCCGGACACCGACCCGGACCGAACGCCGGATCATCAAGGTCCGCCTCGCCCGCCGGTGGGGCCCGGCCCGCATCGCGCACCTGCTGGGCCTCGTGCCCTCGACCGTGCACCGAGTCCTCGTCCGCTACCGCCTGGCCCGGCTCACCCACCTGGACCGGGCCACCGGCCGCGTCATACGCCGCTACGAACGGGACCGCCCGGGCGAGCTGGTCCACGTGGACATCAAAAAGCTCGGCAACATCCCCGACGGCGGCGGCCACAAAACCCTCGGCCGCCAAGCCGGACGCAAGAACCGCAAGAACGCCGGCTACAGCTACGTCCACACCGCGGTCGACGACCACTCCCGCCTCGCCTACAGCGAGATCCACCCGGACGAGAAGAAGGAGACCGCCACCGCCTTCTGGACCCGCGCCCACGCCTTCTTCACCAGCGTCGGGATCACCGTCGAGCGCGTACTGACCGACAACGGCGCCTGCTACAAGTCGCACACCTGGCGCGATGCACTCGCCGACGCAGGGATCACTCACAAGCGAACCCGGCCCTACCGGCCGCAGACCAACGGCAAGGTCGAACGCCTCAACCGCACCCTGCTCGACGAATGGGCCTACGCAAAGCCCTACCGATCAGAACAGGAACGACGCGACGCCTTCCCCACATGGCTGCACACCTACAATCACCACCGCGGACACACCGCGCTGAAGGGCCAGCCACCCGCCAGCCGCGTTCCTAACCTCTCAGGGCAATACAACTAG
- the rlmN gene encoding 23S rRNA (adenine(2503)-C(2))-methyltransferase RlmN — translation MPKPGELTFVAPRGAKKPPRHLADLTPAERKDAVAAIGEKPFRAKQLSQHYFARYAHDPEQWTDIPAAARERLASELLPDLMSVVRHVSCDDDTTRKTLWRLHDGTLVESVLMRYPDRVTMCISSQAGCGMNCPFCATGQAGLDRNLSTAEIVHQIVDGMRALRDGEVPGGTARLSNIVFMGMGEPLANYNRVVGAIRRLTDPEPDGLGLSQRGITVSTVGLVPAMLRFADEGFKCRLAVSLHAPDDELRDTLVPVNTRWKVREVLDAAWEYAERSGRRISIEYALIRDINDQAWRGDLLGRLLKGKRVHVNLIPLNPTPGSKWTASRPEDEKAFIEAIAAHGVPVTVRDTRGQEIDGACGQLAASER, via the coding sequence ATGCCTAAGCCCGGAGAACTCACTTTCGTCGCCCCCCGCGGAGCCAAGAAGCCCCCGCGGCACCTCGCCGACCTCACGCCCGCCGAGCGCAAGGACGCCGTCGCCGCGATCGGCGAGAAGCCGTTCCGGGCGAAGCAGCTGTCGCAGCACTACTTCGCGCGCTACGCGCACGACCCGGAGCAGTGGACCGACATCCCCGCCGCCGCGCGCGAGCGGCTCGCGTCGGAGTTGCTGCCCGACCTGATGTCCGTGGTCCGGCACGTCTCCTGTGACGACGACACCACCCGTAAGACGCTGTGGCGGCTCCACGACGGCACGCTCGTGGAGTCGGTGCTGATGCGCTACCCGGACCGGGTGACGATGTGCATCTCCTCGCAGGCCGGCTGCGGGATGAACTGCCCGTTCTGCGCCACGGGCCAGGCCGGTCTCGACCGGAACCTGTCCACCGCCGAGATCGTGCACCAGATCGTGGACGGCATGCGGGCCCTCCGCGACGGCGAGGTCCCCGGAGGCACGGCCCGGCTGTCCAACATCGTGTTCATGGGCATGGGCGAGCCGCTCGCCAACTACAACCGCGTGGTCGGCGCCATCCGCAGGCTCACCGATCCGGAGCCCGACGGCCTGGGCCTGTCGCAGCGCGGGATCACCGTCTCCACGGTGGGCCTCGTGCCGGCGATGCTGCGCTTCGCCGACGAGGGCTTCAAGTGCCGCCTCGCCGTGTCCCTGCACGCGCCGGACGACGAACTGCGCGACACCCTCGTCCCCGTCAACACCCGCTGGAAGGTCCGGGAGGTCCTGGACGCGGCCTGGGAGTACGCGGAGAGGTCCGGCCGCCGGATCTCGATCGAGTACGCCCTGATCCGGGACATCAACGACCAGGCATGGCGCGGTGACCTGCTCGGGCGGCTCCTCAAGGGCAAGCGGGTGCACGTCAACCTGATCCCGCTGAACCCGACTCCGGGCTCCAAGTGGACGGCTTCCCGGCCCGAGGACGAGAAGGCCTTCATCGAGGCCATCGCCGCCCACGGTGTCCCGGTCACCGTCCGGGACACCCGTGGTCAGGAGATCGACGGGGCCTGCGGCCAGCTCGCCGCCTCCGAGCGCTAG
- a CDS encoding S1 domain-containing protein yields MDEYAWPTGPDVPASDEVRRSWAATVAALPVGTRITGEVIGRQPFGVFIRIDGVPDAVALAEITAMPQWMNLPGLGALVSGEVFWHATHNHQVRVRLDEWRAAGE; encoded by the coding sequence ATGGATGAGTATGCGTGGCCGACGGGCCCTGACGTGCCGGCCTCGGACGAGGTGCGGCGGAGCTGGGCGGCAACCGTCGCTGCCCTGCCCGTAGGGACCCGGATCACCGGAGAGGTCATCGGTCGCCAGCCCTTCGGGGTCTTCATACGCATAGATGGTGTGCCGGACGCTGTGGCGCTGGCGGAGATCACGGCCATGCCGCAGTGGATGAACCTCCCGGGCCTAGGGGCCCTCGTCAGTGGTGAGGTCTTCTGGCACGCCACTCACAACCACCAGGTCAGGGTTCGGCTCGACGAGTGGCGGGCGGCTGGCGAGTGA
- a CDS encoding NUDIX domain-containing protein — MAPNAHEAKMAHPRMAAGALFFDDAGRVLMVEPTYKDYWEIPGGYVETGESPLHAAIREVQEELGVTPPLGRLLAVDWAPSETEGDKVLYLFDGGQLPPEVLAKITLQADELKSFAFVAADEINGRTIPRLARRILAAMEARAEAAPVYLEHGAKPDTRAA, encoded by the coding sequence ATGGCACCGAACGCACACGAAGCGAAGATGGCGCATCCGCGCATGGCCGCAGGTGCGCTCTTCTTTGATGACGCGGGACGGGTCCTCATGGTGGAGCCGACCTACAAGGACTACTGGGAGATCCCCGGCGGTTACGTCGAGACCGGCGAATCGCCATTGCACGCAGCTATCCGCGAGGTCCAGGAAGAACTGGGGGTCACCCCGCCACTCGGACGCTTGCTGGCTGTCGACTGGGCACCGAGCGAGACAGAGGGCGACAAGGTCCTCTACCTCTTCGACGGCGGCCAGCTCCCGCCTGAAGTTCTGGCGAAGATCACCTTGCAGGCTGACGAGCTGAAGAGCTTCGCGTTCGTCGCAGCCGATGAGATCAATGGGCGGACCATCCCGCGCTTGGCCCGACGCATCCTCGCGGCCATGGAGGCCCGAGCCGAAGCGGCACCGGTGTACCTCGAGCACGGCGCGAAGCCCGATACGCGAGCCGCCTGA
- a CDS encoding helix-turn-helix domain-containing protein: protein MRGMTTNLTIGERVAWYRRRRGMSQEVLAGLVGRTVDWLSKAENNRLELDRLSVIKSLADALDVPLGDLLAEPTLMDWTADSGTRTVPALRSALMNYRQLTPLLGVTTEGEPTPINELRSNVAEVWDAYQDSRYGFATRRLPLLLADALIAVQAYEGQEREQAHELTAMTYQSAAMVLTKLGETDLAWIAADRGLAAAQQSGNTVVTGSLFRSVAHCLLSNGRFDAAVQLVGDAGEYLRPGLGRATPELLSIYGTLFLAGSMAAARAEDRSTTQTFLSEADQMARQLGQDANHVWTAFGPTNVAIHRVATAAELGDMQVAIDLGPQIDTSALPTERRTRHNLEIARALSAHNRMDDALIKILEAESWAPEQVRSHYLARELVLTWVRNQRGRPSRTLADLATRLHVV from the coding sequence ATGCGAGGAATGACGACGAACCTGACGATCGGCGAACGAGTCGCGTGGTACCGCCGGAGGCGCGGGATGTCTCAAGAAGTGCTGGCCGGACTCGTCGGCCGCACCGTCGACTGGCTGAGCAAGGCCGAGAACAACCGGTTGGAGCTGGACAGGCTCTCGGTCATCAAGTCGCTCGCCGATGCACTGGACGTCCCTCTTGGCGACCTGCTCGCCGAGCCGACTCTCATGGACTGGACCGCCGACAGCGGCACCCGAACCGTGCCGGCACTGCGCTCAGCGCTGATGAACTACCGCCAGCTCACTCCCCTATTGGGGGTCACGACCGAAGGCGAGCCGACGCCGATCAACGAGTTGCGCAGCAACGTCGCCGAAGTCTGGGACGCCTACCAGGACTCGCGGTACGGATTCGCTACCCGTCGGCTGCCCCTGCTCCTGGCCGACGCACTCATCGCTGTCCAGGCGTACGAAGGCCAAGAGCGAGAACAAGCCCACGAGCTGACGGCCATGACCTATCAGAGCGCTGCCATGGTCCTCACCAAGCTCGGTGAAACCGATCTCGCATGGATCGCTGCCGACCGCGGCCTGGCGGCGGCGCAGCAGTCCGGCAACACCGTCGTGACCGGCTCACTCTTCCGGTCCGTGGCCCACTGCCTGCTATCGAACGGCAGGTTCGATGCCGCCGTGCAGCTCGTCGGAGATGCAGGGGAGTACCTGCGGCCGGGACTCGGACGAGCGACCCCTGAGCTTCTTTCGATCTACGGGACGCTGTTCCTCGCAGGATCGATGGCTGCAGCCCGCGCGGAAGACCGGTCCACGACTCAGACTTTCCTCAGCGAGGCCGACCAGATGGCGCGCCAGCTCGGGCAGGACGCCAACCACGTCTGGACCGCCTTCGGACCGACGAACGTGGCGATTCACCGGGTCGCCACCGCAGCGGAGCTGGGAGACATGCAGGTTGCGATAGACCTGGGCCCACAGATCGACACCAGCGCCCTGCCGACCGAGCGCCGTACGCGCCACAACCTCGAAATAGCCCGGGCGCTCAGCGCGCACAACCGAATGGACGACGCTCTCATCAAGATCCTCGAAGCGGAGAGCTGGGCGCCAGAGCAGGTACGTAGCCACTACCTCGCGCGCGAGCTTGTACTCACCTGGGTGCGGAACCAGCGCGGCCGGCCGAGCCGCACTCTGGCCGACCTGGCCACCCGGCTGCACGTGGTCTGA
- a CDS encoding winged helix-turn-helix domain-containing protein, whose translation MADFTGRARYLEIADDFKRRIRDGVLSPGDKLPSETELMADHGVSRTVARQAISRLREDGYAYSHQGKGSFVTLPGEDRPTKHSPEFEQITAYLAEVRRDVRRLADRMDQLEQLVRKHPQDG comes from the coding sequence ATGGCCGACTTCACCGGGCGTGCGAGGTACTTGGAGATCGCCGACGACTTCAAGCGGCGTATCCGAGACGGGGTGCTATCCCCGGGGGACAAGTTGCCGTCCGAGACAGAGCTGATGGCCGATCACGGAGTTTCGCGCACGGTGGCCCGCCAGGCGATCTCTCGCCTCCGTGAGGACGGCTACGCGTACTCCCACCAGGGCAAGGGCAGCTTTGTGACTCTCCCCGGCGAGGACCGCCCGACTAAGCACAGTCCGGAGTTCGAGCAGATCACCGCTTACCTGGCGGAAGTTCGTCGGGACGTACGCCGCCTCGCAGATCGGATGGACCAGCTTGAGCAGCTGGTTCGGAAGCATCCGCAAGACGGCTGA
- a CDS encoding SCO3933 family regulatory protein yields the protein MRQIPVDTSSASVMVAQAPQPKVKDRRTGERAMDAETGAALSTVDVMFAANGEVEILSVTVPETGVSSDLVMGTPVAITGLVARPWENEFNGQRRHGIAFRAVAVTSLVENAAKPKAA from the coding sequence ATGCGTCAGATTCCTGTCGACACCTCCTCGGCCTCCGTGATGGTGGCGCAGGCCCCGCAGCCCAAGGTGAAGGACCGTCGTACCGGTGAGCGTGCGATGGACGCGGAGACCGGTGCCGCGCTGTCGACCGTGGACGTGATGTTCGCGGCGAACGGTGAGGTGGAGATCCTTTCCGTGACCGTCCCGGAGACCGGCGTCTCCAGCGATCTGGTCATGGGTACTCCGGTCGCGATCACAGGCCTGGTCGCCCGGCCGTGGGAGAACGAGTTCAACGGGCAGCGCCGACACGGCATCGCTTTCCGCGCGGTGGCGGTCACGTCGCTGGTCGAGAACGCCGCGAAGCCGAAGGCGGCCTGA
- a CDS encoding FtsK/SpoIIIE domain-containing protein — translation MSRLFVVLVLVVAAAGLLRWRRPAWYWLTFGIALATLRVLVRYASVMEACGLTVPPPRWRLALARMANRPAPASRAPRILRLRPTRTGLVLRLGLRPGQDAFDVAASCDRLRHSFAMYGVTSREIRSGVVELRMTGYDVLAQVQMPVKVDRTPMRVPVALREDGAVHYRDYRTCPHALTVGATKSGKSVYQRNLVAELATQDVALVGIDCKQGVELFPLARRFSALADNPDTAADLLDALVTHMEGVYQLIRANQRITADIPDAEIAADIWDLPETLRPTPIVLLVDEVAELALFATKEEEKRRDRIITALARLAQLGRAAGIYLEICGQRFGSELGKGITMLRAQLTARTAHRVNDETSANMAFGDIAPDAVLAAISIPTDTPGLAVTGDSTGGWARIRTPHTSMRQAVNACNRHAHRTAELPGLAAFRPELPPTVSLVKIPAPTEAPASA, via the coding sequence ATGTCCCGGCTGTTCGTCGTCCTGGTGCTGGTCGTCGCCGCCGCGGGTCTCCTGCGGTGGCGGCGCCCCGCCTGGTACTGGCTGACCTTCGGCATCGCCCTCGCGACACTGCGGGTCCTGGTCCGCTACGCCTCGGTCATGGAGGCGTGCGGGCTGACCGTCCCGCCGCCGCGCTGGCGGCTCGCCCTCGCCCGGATGGCCAACCGACCCGCCCCGGCCTCACGAGCCCCGCGCATCCTGCGGCTCCGCCCGACCCGTACCGGCCTGGTCCTACGGCTGGGGCTTCGGCCCGGTCAGGACGCCTTCGACGTGGCCGCCTCGTGCGACCGGCTGCGGCACTCGTTCGCGATGTACGGCGTCACCTCGCGAGAGATCCGCTCCGGCGTGGTCGAGCTGCGGATGACCGGCTACGACGTCCTTGCCCAGGTGCAGATGCCGGTCAAGGTCGACCGCACACCGATGCGCGTTCCAGTCGCTCTGCGCGAGGACGGGGCCGTCCACTATCGCGACTACCGCACCTGCCCGCACGCCCTGACCGTCGGTGCCACGAAGTCCGGCAAGTCCGTCTACCAGCGCAACCTGGTCGCCGAACTCGCCACTCAGGACGTGGCCTTGGTCGGCATCGACTGCAAGCAAGGGGTGGAGCTGTTCCCGCTGGCCCGCCGGTTCTCCGCGCTGGCCGACAACCCCGACACCGCCGCCGACCTCCTGGACGCGCTCGTCACGCACATGGAGGGCGTCTACCAACTGATCCGCGCCAACCAGCGCATCACTGCCGACATCCCCGACGCCGAGATCGCAGCCGACATCTGGGACCTGCCGGAGACCCTGCGCCCGACCCCGATCGTCCTGCTCGTTGACGAGGTCGCCGAACTCGCCCTGTTCGCCACGAAGGAAGAGGAGAAGCGCCGGGACCGCATCATCACCGCGCTCGCCCGCCTCGCACAGCTCGGCCGCGCTGCCGGCATCTATCTGGAGATCTGCGGGCAGCGCTTCGGCTCCGAACTCGGCAAGGGCATCACCATGCTCCGCGCCCAGCTCACCGCCCGCACCGCCCACCGCGTCAACGATGAGACCAGCGCGAACATGGCCTTCGGTGACATCGCCCCCGACGCCGTCCTGGCAGCGATCAGCATCCCGACCGACACTCCCGGCCTCGCCGTCACCGGCGACTCGACCGGCGGCTGGGCCCGCATCCGCACCCCGCACACCTCGATGCGCCAGGCCGTCAACGCCTGCAACCGGCACGCCCACCGCACTGCCGAGCTGCCCGGCCTCGCCGCCTTCCGGCCCGAGCTGCCGCCCACGGTGTCGCTCGTCAAGATCCCGGCCCCGACCGAGGCACCCGCCTCCGCCTGA
- a CDS encoding DUF2637 domain-containing protein translates to MTRSLRVDAVLVQAVIAGALSFAHLHDLAAAAGQTGWKAWAYPVSVDLLLVAAWRRLRNDGPSRLAWCWFLIALVASLGANVATAGFLDLQHPPAWLRFGIAGWPALAFLGGTLLAHSPAATDPAPESKPQPVEHVPAESQAAPEPVPVAEPETAPELPPAAPAAPAAPEPNPAPAQPIPAALVDHARKVADDHHARTGTPIDTDTLRTRLGVPAPMADAIAAQLA, encoded by the coding sequence ATGACCCGCTCACTCCGCGTCGACGCCGTCCTGGTGCAAGCCGTGATCGCCGGGGCCCTGTCCTTCGCCCACCTGCACGACCTCGCCGCCGCTGCCGGACAGACCGGCTGGAAGGCATGGGCCTACCCGGTCTCAGTCGACCTGCTCCTGGTCGCCGCCTGGCGACGGCTCCGCAACGACGGCCCGTCCCGGCTCGCCTGGTGCTGGTTCCTGATCGCCCTGGTCGCCTCGCTCGGCGCGAACGTCGCAACCGCCGGATTCCTCGACCTCCAGCATCCGCCCGCCTGGCTGCGCTTCGGCATCGCCGGATGGCCCGCCCTCGCCTTCCTCGGCGGCACACTCCTCGCCCACTCACCCGCCGCGACCGACCCCGCACCTGAGTCGAAGCCTCAGCCGGTCGAGCATGTGCCGGCCGAATCACAGGCCGCCCCCGAGCCGGTTCCCGTCGCCGAACCGGAGACCGCCCCCGAGCTGCCCCCGGCCGCGCCCGCAGCGCCCGCAGCGCCCGAGCCCAATCCGGCCCCGGCTCAGCCCATCCCGGCCGCCCTGGTCGACCACGCCCGCAAGGTCGCCGACGACCACCACGCCCGCACCGGCACACCAATCGACACCGACACCCTGCGCACCCGCCTCGGCGTCCCGGCCCCGATGGCCGACGCCATCGCCGCCCAACTCGCCTGA
- a CDS encoding mobile element transfer protein — MPARDHFHSVMRIGPVQIGTHRDRHGRTKHAAVCTADRCGWSADFSSSSAAQLAARTHRCRITD, encoded by the coding sequence ATGCCCGCCCGCGACCACTTTCACTCCGTGATGCGGATCGGCCCCGTGCAGATCGGCACTCACCGCGACCGGCACGGCCGCACCAAGCACGCCGCCGTGTGCACCGCCGACCGCTGTGGCTGGTCCGCGGACTTCTCCAGCTCCTCGGCCGCCCAGCTCGCCGCCCGTACCCACCGCTGCCGCATCACCGACTGA
- a CDS encoding SpdD-like protein, translating into MFRPKIPTMPTPTGIVTPPAVEPTAIVQHTPAPVPGSVAPAAPARPTVQLTPGTALALVGGGTAVVLVVGAVLVSMLLAVAVTAASVAVCALVVRSLIASEHKRR; encoded by the coding sequence ATGTTCCGACCGAAGATCCCCACCATGCCGACCCCGACCGGCATCGTCACCCCGCCCGCCGTCGAGCCGACCGCGATCGTCCAGCACACCCCGGCCCCCGTCCCGGGCTCTGTCGCCCCGGCGGCACCGGCCCGGCCCACGGTCCAGCTCACGCCCGGCACCGCGCTCGCCCTCGTCGGTGGCGGCACCGCCGTCGTCCTGGTCGTCGGCGCGGTCCTGGTCTCGATGCTCCTGGCGGTCGCCGTCACCGCGGCCTCGGTCGCCGTGTGCGCACTCGTCGTCCGCTCGCTCATCGCCTCCGAGCACAAGCGCCGCTGA
- the repSA gene encoding replication initiator protein RepSA: MTNTATAAGLDPATLDDVLRVAGSPGFDRWKDQVHRTGGCSDPIHLTGWTLAKDKTTGETLRRYSTEHEPDGRLRVACGNRRASRCPTCAYTYAGDTYHLIRAGLSGDESKDIPATVRDHPRVFATLTAPSFGPVHNRPDRGVCRCGTRHPEDDPALGTALDPATYDYAGTVLFNNHAGQLWQRFTTRLRREIAARAGLTQRELKDVLRVSYGKVAEFQKRGAIHFHAVIRLDGPDGPDSAPPSWATVQLLTDSIRAAVAHSYTSITVPAAGDQPCRPFRWGSQLDIRPVKAFGDGTDITEQAVASYVAKYATKAAESTGSLDRRIGNREVLDLLDLPDHARRLIEACLDLAPLYPDRKLGAWAHMLGFRGHFSTKSRRYSTTLGALRQIRADYRAAQEHDALGDPDTVLVLASWEYAGHGHTPGESALAATIARDIQLNRETAREALRDQLADEREC, from the coding sequence GTGACGAACACCGCCACTGCGGCGGGCCTGGACCCGGCCACCCTGGACGATGTCCTCCGGGTGGCCGGGTCCCCCGGCTTCGACCGCTGGAAAGACCAGGTGCACCGCACCGGCGGCTGCTCCGACCCCATCCACCTGACCGGCTGGACCCTCGCCAAAGACAAGACCACCGGCGAGACGCTGCGCCGCTACTCCACCGAGCACGAGCCGGACGGACGACTCCGCGTCGCCTGCGGCAACCGCCGCGCCTCCCGCTGCCCCACCTGCGCCTACACCTACGCCGGAGACACCTACCACCTCATCCGCGCGGGCCTGTCCGGAGACGAGTCCAAGGACATCCCGGCGACCGTCCGGGATCACCCCCGCGTCTTCGCCACCCTCACCGCGCCCTCGTTCGGCCCCGTGCACAACCGGCCCGACCGTGGCGTCTGCCGCTGCGGCACCCGCCACCCCGAAGACGACCCCGCCCTGGGCACCGCCCTCGACCCGGCCACCTACGACTACGCGGGCACGGTCCTGTTCAACAACCACGCCGGGCAACTCTGGCAGCGCTTCACCACCCGGCTCCGCCGTGAGATCGCCGCCCGCGCCGGACTCACCCAACGCGAACTCAAAGACGTGCTGCGGGTCTCCTACGGCAAGGTCGCCGAGTTCCAGAAGCGCGGGGCGATCCACTTCCATGCCGTGATCCGCCTCGACGGACCGGACGGCCCCGACTCGGCGCCGCCCTCCTGGGCCACCGTGCAGCTGCTCACCGACTCCATCCGCGCCGCCGTCGCCCACTCCTACACCTCGATCACCGTCCCGGCCGCCGGAGACCAGCCGTGCCGGCCTTTCCGCTGGGGCTCCCAGCTCGACATCCGCCCCGTCAAAGCCTTCGGCGATGGGACCGACATCACTGAACAGGCTGTCGCCTCCTACGTCGCCAAGTACGCCACCAAGGCGGCCGAGTCGACGGGCAGCCTGGACCGCCGGATCGGGAACCGGGAGGTGCTCGACCTCCTGGACCTGCCCGACCACGCCCGCCGTCTCATCGAAGCCTGCCTCGACCTCGCCCCCCTCTATCCGGACCGCAAGCTGGGCGCCTGGGCTCACATGCTCGGCTTCCGCGGCCACTTCTCCACCAAGTCCCGCCGCTACTCCACCACCCTCGGAGCCCTGCGTCAGATCCGCGCCGACTACCGCGCCGCCCAGGAACACGACGCTCTCGGCGACCCGGACACCGTCCTCGTCCTCGCCTCCTGGGAGTACGCCGGGCACGGCCACACCCCCGGCGAATCCGCCCTCGCCGCCACCATCGCCCGCGACATCCAACTCAACCGCGAAACCGCCCGCGAAGCCCTACGCGACCAACTCGCCGACGAAAGGGAGTGCTGA
- a CDS encoding helix-turn-helix transcriptional regulator, whose product MASELPNRFLTPEDLVEMFELPSVETVYQWRRKRTGPRGFRVGRHLRFDPIDVRTWVDSQIGEAA is encoded by the coding sequence ATGGCCTCAGAGCTGCCGAACCGGTTCCTGACCCCTGAGGACCTGGTCGAGATGTTCGAGCTGCCCAGCGTCGAGACGGTCTACCAGTGGCGCCGCAAGCGCACCGGCCCCCGCGGCTTCCGCGTCGGCCGGCACCTCCGCTTCGACCCCATCGACGTACGGACCTGGGTCGACTCCCAGATCGGGGAAGCTGCCTGA